The following coding sequences are from one Loxodonta africana isolate mLoxAfr1 chromosome 18, mLoxAfr1.hap2, whole genome shotgun sequence window:
- the PCMTD1 gene encoding protein-L-isoaspartate O-methyltransferase domain-containing protein 1 isoform X2, protein MKILLKVGGILVMPIEDQLTQIMRTGQNTWESKNILAVSFAPLVQPSKNDNGKPDSVGLPPCAVRNLQDLARIYIRRTLRNFINDEMQAKGLPPRAPPKRKRKRVKQRINTYVFVGNQLIPQPLDSEEDEKMEEDNKEEEEKDNSEAMKPEEPPQNLLREKIMKLPLPESLKAYLTYFREK, encoded by the exons ATGAAAATATTGCTAAAAGTTGGAGGCATTCTGGTCATGCCTATAGAGGATCAG TTAACACAAATTATGCGAACCGGACAAAACACTTGGGAAAGTAAAAATATCCTTGCTGTTTCATTTGCTCCACTTGTGCAGCCAAGTAAGAATGATAATGGCAAACCAGATTCGGTGGGACTCC CCCCGTGTGCTGTCAGGAACCTGCAGGACTTGGCTCGCATTTACATCCGCCGCACACTTAGAAATTTCATCAATGACGAGATGCAGGCCAAGGGGCTTCCTCCCAGAGCCCCCccgaaaaggaaaagaaagagagttAAACAGAGAATTAACACATATGTGTTTGTGGGTAATCAGCTCATTCCACAGCCTCTAGACAGTGAAGAGgatgaaaaaatggaagaagataacaaggaagaggaggagaaagataACAGTGAAGCCATGAAGCCAGAAGAGCCTCCTCAAAATCTGCTGAGAGAAAAAATCATGAAGTTGCCCCTCCCTGAATCTTTAAAAGCTTACTTGACATAttttagagaaaaataa